One Pongo pygmaeus isolate AG05252 chromosome 10, NHGRI_mPonPyg2-v2.0_pri, whole genome shotgun sequence genomic window carries:
- the NEMP1 gene encoding nuclear envelope integral membrane protein 1 isoform X2, producing the protein MLQESQVCEKRASQQFCYTNVLIPKWHDIWTRIQIRVNSSKLVRVTQVENEQKLKELEQFSIWNFFSSFLKEKLNDTYVNVGLYSTKTCLKVEIIEKDTKYSVIVIRRFDPKLFLVFLLGLMLFFCGDLLSRSQIFYYSTGMSVGIVASLLIIIFILSKFMPKKSPIYVILVGGWSFSLYLIQLVFKNLQEIWRCYWQYLLSYILTVGFMSFAVCYKYGPLENERSINLLTWTLQLMGLCFMYSGIQIPHIALAIIIIALCTKNLEYPIQWLYITYRKVCKAAEKPVPPRLLTEEEYRIQGEVETRKALEELREFCNSPDCSAWKTVSRIQSPKRFADFVEGSSHLTPNEVSVHEQEYGLGSIIAQDEIYEEASSEEEDSYSRCPAITQNNFLT; encoded by the exons ATCCGAGTAAATAGTTCCAAATTGGTTCGAGTCACCCAGGTGGAGAATGAGCAGAAACTGAAGGAGCTAGAGCAGTTTAGTATCTGgaactttttttcctcctttttgaaagagaaattgAATGACACCTATGTTAACGTGGGTCTATACAGCACAAAAACCTGCCTCAAAGTTGAGATTATAGAGAAGGACACCAAGTACAGTGTCATTGTGATCCGGA GATTTGATCCCAAactctttcttgttttccttcttgGACTTAtgctatttttttgtggagacttgCTGAGCAG aagTCAAATTTTCTACTACTCTACTGGGATGAGTGTGGGAATTGTGGCCTCTCTACTAATCATCATTTTTATACTATCTAAGTTTATGCCTAAG AAAAGTCCCATTTACGTCATCCTGGTGGGAGGCTGGTCTTTTTCTCTGTACCTCATTcaactagtttttaaaaatttacaagagATCTGGAGGTGTTACTGGCAGTATCTTTTAA GTTATATCCTCACAGTTGGATTCATGAGTTTTGCAGTATGTTACAAGTATGGGCCCTTGGAGAATGAACGAAGTATCAACCTGCTGACCTGGACCTTGCAGCTGATGGGCCTGTGTTTCATGTATTCTGGCATCCAGATACCACATATTGCCCTTGCCATTATCATCATTGCTCTTTGTACTAAGAACTTGGAATACCCTATTCAGTGGCTGTACATCACCTACAG AAAGGTGTGTAAGGCAGCAGAAAAGCCTGTCCCCCCTCGTCTCCTGACAGAAGAAGAATATCGGATACAAGGAGAGGTAGAAACCCGAAAGGCTTTAGAGGAGCTCCGAGAATTTTGTAACAGTCCAGACTGCTCTGCTTGGAAGACTGTTTCTCGAATCCAGTCTCCAAAAAG ATTTGCTGACTTTGTGGAAGGCTCTTCCCACCTCACGCCAAATGAAGTTTCTGTCCATGAGCAGGAGTATGGATTAGGGAGCATTATTGCCCAGGATGAAATCTATGAGGAAGCATCCTCTGAGGAGGAGGACTCATATTCTCGGTGTCCTGCTATCACACAAAACAACTTTCTAACCTAG